The following is a genomic window from Desulforhopalus sp..
ACGGAATACTTGAATCAATCAAACTTGGCGCCGAACGCATCCGGATGTTCAACCTCAGTGCCGGAGAAGGCTCGAAGTTTGCCGCATATGCCAATGAGTTTGTCGAAAAAATCCGGGAGCTTGGACCGAGTCCCATCAATCTGGTGCGTGCCGGACAAGCTTACGCAGTATCTCAGAAGGAGGCGACATGATAACTGGTACACCAAAACCTATCGAAGAGATCATGGAGATGATCGAACCATACGACAACATCATCGTGGCCGGTTGTCATGGTTGTGTCACCGTCTGCAGGGTAGGCGGCGAGAAGGAGGTGCAGGTTCTGGCATCGACGCTGCGGCTGGCCCGGGAGACGGCGGGTAAGGCAATTAGCATTAGGGAGGTAAGCCTTGAAAGGCAATGCGATCCCGAATATGTCGAGCAAATGCGCCCGTATGTCAGTGATTACCAGGCGGTGTTGTCTATCGCCTGCGGTGCCGGGATTCAGTTTCTGGCCGAAAAGTTTACGACCACACCACTTCTGCCCGGTATCAATACCGGTTTTCTCGGGGTGACCGAGCGTCAGGGCGAATGGTCTGAGAGGTGTCAAGGTTGCGGCGATTGTGTCCTGCACTTGACCGGCGGCATCTGTCCTGTCACCCGCTGCGCCAAATCGCTTTTCCACGGACCATGCGGTGGTTCGGCGCAGGGAATTTGCGAGGTCGATAAATCAGTGAAATGCGGCTGGCAGCTGATAATCGATCGTTTGAAGGCCCTTAATCAGATGGAAAATTACGGGAAATTCAAACCGTTCAAGGGATGGTCGAGCGCACGCGATGGCGGGCCGCGCCGCATTATCAGGGAGGATATGATATAATGAAATCGGGAAGCAATCTGGAAAAGGTACTCGCGGCCGGGCATTTTTCAGTAACCGCGGAATGCGGCCCTCCCCGGGGAGCCGACCCTGAAGTCGTTCGAAAGAAGGCGTCTTTTGTCAAAGGCAACGTCGATGCCTGCAACGTTACCGACAACCAGACCTCGGTTGTACGGATGAGTTCTCTCGCCGGATGCTTGCTGATCAAGGATGAGGGGATAGAACCATTGATTCAGATGGTGGTTCGCGACCGGAACCGGATTGCTCTGCAGTCCGATTTGCTTGGGGCATCGGCCCTTGGTGTGCGCAATATCCTCTGTCTTTCTGGTGACCATCAAAAATTCGGTGATGACCCCCAGGCAAAAAATGTTTTTGATATCGATTCAATGCAGCTTATTCATCTGGTCAAATTTATGCGCGATGAAGGGACCTTCCCCTCCGGCAAACCCCTTGAGGGGGCGCCGAAGTTTTTTATCGGCTGCGCCGTCAATCCCTTTGCCGATCCCTTTGAGATCAGGGTGCCGCGCTTGAAACTGAAGGTTTCCGCCGGTGCTGATTTCGTCCAGACCCAGTGCATTTATAACATGAAGAAATTCAAAGAATATATGGAGCTTGCCAAAAAAGAGGGGCTTCATGAGAAAGTCAAAATCCTCGCCGGGGTGACACCCCTTAAATCGGCGGGAATGGCTAAATTTATGCGCAAGATGGTTGCCGGAATGGATATTCCGGAAGAGGTGATCAGCCGTATTGCCGCTGAACCGAAAGAGAAGCAGGCGGCAAAGGGCATCGAGATGTGTATCGAGCAAATTCAGGAGTTAAAAGAGGTGGAAGGAGTCGCCGGGATTCATGTCATGGCAATTGAATGGGAGGAGAAGCTTGCGGAGATCATCGGCGGTGCTGGGTTGCTTCCTCGGCCAGTGATCGAATGATGGCAGAGCTTGCATGAGAGAAACAGTTGGTGAAAGAGAATAATATACTGGTAAATATTAAAAACAACAGATAATCTTCTATGTAACAGTTATAAGAATCTTAATAATGGAGGAAAGAAATGGCTGAGAAAAAGAAAATTCTGCTGGTAGATGATGATCCAGATTTTGTTGAAGCAGTGCGCGTTATCGTGGAGAGCGGCGGATATCAAGTGCGGGTGGCCTATGACGGTCAGGAAGGTCTTGATGCAGTCGCCGAGGAAAAACCGGATCTGATCGTCCTTGACGTGATGATGCCGGTAATGAATGGCCATGCGGCTTGCGCCCGTCTGAAAGCCGATAAAGCCACGGCTTCTATCCCGATCATCCTCCTTACCGCCGTGGCAGATCGAGTCACCACGAGTACCTATACCCATCGGGATATGCTGGAAAGCGAAGCGGAAGATTATATGCCGAAGCCGGTAGAGCCGACAGAGTTGCTGGCGCTGATTAAAAGCTGGTTGAAATAATTCGGCAGGATCTCTTGTCAGTTTTCTGATGGCAAATGATGACAAGAGGATCGTTTCTCCTCTGCACTGGTGGTTCATCCTCAGGTTCGAAGTGATACTACTATGGAAACTGTGCGCATTCTGGTCATCGATGATGAGAAGGTTATCCGAGAAGGAGTAGAGCGCGCCCTGGTAAAGAGCGGCTATGAAATTGCCAAGGCAGAGGATGGCAATAGGGGCCTAGAGCTGCTGAAGGAACAAAAATTCGATATTGTTCTTACCGACCTGATGATGCCCGGTCTCGATGGTTTTGCCGTTCTTGATTGGATACAGGAAAACCAGCCACAAGTCCAAGTTATCGTTATTACGGGATTTGCCACGGTGACCAAGGCTGTGAGTGCTATGAAGCAAGGGGCCTTTGATTTTGTCGGTAAACCGTTTACCCCTGACTACATCAGGCTAGTGGTTGGCCGGGCCATCGATAAGCTGAACATGCGTGCCGAAACCGAGCGGCTCCGGGAAGAAAAAAACATGGGCCTTGAGGCCATCGATAAATCGCAGAGCCGCCTGAAAACAGTTTTCAGCTGTATGGCGGAGGCGGTTGTTATCACCGATACCGAAGGGATAGTTGTGCTGCACAACCCGGCGGCAATTAAAATTCTCGAGATTCAGACTGATCCATTCATTGGCAAACATCTGGCAGCCTCTATTCGAGATGCAACAGCGGTCAAGGTGATTGAAGAGGCCATGAGCAAAGCCATGGTGGTAACAAGGGAGTTTCCGCCTGGCTCTATTTCTAGAAAATTTCTCCGGGCCTATTGTTCACCGGTCACCAACGAGCAGGGTGCGGTGATCGGTTCGGTTACTACCTTTGAGGACATTAGCGCCCACAAACAAATCGATAAAATGAAGTCCGATTTCGTGGCCATGGTCGCTCATGAATTGAAATCGCCCCTCGCCTCAATCGAGCAGATGATTTATGCCTTGCAGATCGGCTGTGAGCATGAGGCGACCAGTTCATGCAATGCCTTGCATGGGAGGATGACGACACGGACCAAAGATTT
Proteins encoded in this region:
- a CDS encoding response regulator, translated to METVRILVIDDEKVIREGVERALVKSGYEIAKAEDGNRGLELLKEQKFDIVLTDLMMPGLDGFAVLDWIQENQPQVQVIVITGFATVTKAVSAMKQGAFDFVGKPFTPDYIRLVVGRAIDKLNMRAETERLREEKNMGLEAIDKSQSRLKTVFSCMAEAVVITDTEGIVVLHNPAAIKILEIQTDPFIGKHLAASIRDATAVKVIEEAMSKAMVVTREFPPGSISRKFLRAYCSPVTNEQGAVIGSVTTFEDISAHKQIDKMKSDFVAMVAHELKSPLASIEQMIYALQIGCEHEATSSCNALHGRMTTRTKDLLRLIENLLNLSKLESGTVVFNLEPVRGEDIIRDVIEIARPQADGKGIDLQYRPCGEDWAFNVDYDHMRTAIMNIVSNSIKYTPDGGQVLLSTEVIGGFVNFIVQDTGIGISKEDLPHIFDRFFRVKGKATRHITGSGLGLALVKEVVEAHQGYLDVQSTPQVGTTFILSFPLVQRSGGLAAEARSSN
- a CDS encoding methylenetetrahydrofolate reductase C-terminal domain-containing protein — protein: MITGTPKPIEEIMEMIEPYDNIIVAGCHGCVTVCRVGGEKEVQVLASTLRLARETAGKAISIREVSLERQCDPEYVEQMRPYVSDYQAVLSIACGAGIQFLAEKFTTTPLLPGINTGFLGVTERQGEWSERCQGCGDCVLHLTGGICPVTRCAKSLFHGPCGGSAQGICEVDKSVKCGWQLIIDRLKALNQMENYGKFKPFKGWSSARDGGPRRIIREDMI
- a CDS encoding response regulator — translated: MAEKKKILLVDDDPDFVEAVRVIVESGGYQVRVAYDGQEGLDAVAEEKPDLIVLDVMMPVMNGHAACARLKADKATASIPIILLTAVADRVTTSTYTHRDMLESEAEDYMPKPVEPTELLALIKSWLK
- a CDS encoding methylenetetrahydrofolate reductase encodes the protein MKSGSNLEKVLAAGHFSVTAECGPPRGADPEVVRKKASFVKGNVDACNVTDNQTSVVRMSSLAGCLLIKDEGIEPLIQMVVRDRNRIALQSDLLGASALGVRNILCLSGDHQKFGDDPQAKNVFDIDSMQLIHLVKFMRDEGTFPSGKPLEGAPKFFIGCAVNPFADPFEIRVPRLKLKVSAGADFVQTQCIYNMKKFKEYMELAKKEGLHEKVKILAGVTPLKSAGMAKFMRKMVAGMDIPEEVISRIAAEPKEKQAAKGIEMCIEQIQELKEVEGVAGIHVMAIEWEEKLAEIIGGAGLLPRPVIE